In Acidobacteriota bacterium, one DNA window encodes the following:
- a CDS encoding M20/M25/M40 family metallo-hydrolase encodes MDFLASDEMHGRGSATRDEHLAAMFAAAQFEALGLEPGGDSGTFVQKAALPSPLPARLQQRLSKFEDVPRKETWNAVAILRGSSAPEQTILLTAHLDHLGMAASGTGDTIYNGADDDASGTTAVLALAHMLASGPRPKRTIVFALFGSEEIGGFGNAAFLAHPPVPLTSIVANLEFEMIGRPDSAVPAGTLWLTGFDRSNLGPELAKHGAHLVNDPHPKEHFFQRSDNYALALKGIVAHTVSSFGLHHDYHQVSDEVRTIDFAHMTNAIQSMAGPIRWLADSNFKPEWNAGGNPQTSSPASSH; translated from the coding sequence ATGGATTTTCTGGCCTCGGATGAGATGCACGGGCGCGGCTCGGCGACGCGCGATGAACACCTGGCCGCAATGTTTGCCGCCGCGCAGTTCGAGGCGCTGGGCCTTGAGCCGGGTGGCGACAGTGGGACGTTCGTTCAAAAAGCCGCGCTGCCCAGCCCCCTGCCGGCGCGGCTGCAACAGCGTTTGTCGAAGTTTGAAGATGTGCCGCGCAAGGAGACTTGGAACGCGGTGGCCATCCTTCGCGGCAGCTCCGCGCCGGAGCAGACGATTCTGCTGACGGCGCATCTCGATCACCTGGGCATGGCGGCTTCGGGAACGGGCGACACCATCTATAACGGCGCCGACGACGATGCCTCCGGCACGACCGCCGTGCTGGCGCTTGCGCACATGCTGGCGTCCGGGCCGCGTCCGAAGCGCACGATCGTCTTCGCGCTGTTCGGCTCGGAGGAGATCGGGGGCTTCGGCAATGCCGCTTTTCTGGCGCACCCGCCGGTTCCCTTGACGAGTATCGTGGCTAACCTCGAGTTTGAGATGATCGGCCGGCCGGACTCCGCTGTGCCTGCCGGAACGCTGTGGCTCACGGGCTTCGACCGGTCGAACCTGGGCCCGGAGCTGGCAAAGCACGGAGCGCACCTGGTCAACGACCCTCACCCGAAGGAGCACTTCTTCCAGCGCTCGGACAACTATGCTCTCGCGCTCAAGGGGATTGTCGCGCATACGGTCTCGAGCTTTGGGCTGCACCACGACTACCACCAGGTGTCGGACGAGGTGCGGACGATCGACTTCGCACACATGACGAACGCGATTCAATCGATGGCGGGCCCGATACGCTGGCTGGCGGATTCGAACTTCAAACCGGAGTGGAATGCGGGAGGAAATCCCCAGACGAGCTCTCCGGCCAGCAGCCACTAA